A genomic window from Caldicellulosiruptor kronotskyensis 2002 includes:
- a CDS encoding methyl-accepting chemotaxis protein codes for MPPKNEQNGAVKKGVISLTYVALAFIIVLDIILGIIMPTAKLKLYSIVVATVTFLLTLSLTAFMIRYEMNKMILKLEDVLEKIKNGDYSKLISSKEFGNIQRVASSVNIVLSDIKTLIESFFDLSNAIVGASKKVTKTSEEAAAAIEEIAKTVEEIAKGASQQAEEAQHGVLLVNNLSEQINAVSESYNGVIEEANKIDVLNKDGIEKMSILREKSEIAVSTAEKVIDTILSFIERIKNISNFVEVINTIAEQTNLLALNAAIEAARAGEAGRGFAVVADEVRKLADQSKKAADEINSIVDVILGETENTIKIIDEIKEAALGQKDAVVESQQSFSKISDEINAIVEKTYVVKEALSRMEEARNAVIRAIESISSVSEETAAASQEVAATVENQLNSINEMKYSAQSLQKLVDELEKRLKKYKIR; via the coding sequence ATGCCACCAAAAAATGAGCAAAATGGCGCTGTCAAAAAAGGAGTTATAAGTCTTACATATGTTGCTTTAGCTTTTATTATTGTACTTGACATCATACTTGGCATTATAATGCCAACAGCCAAATTAAAACTCTATTCTATCGTAGTTGCAACAGTTACATTTTTACTGACACTTTCACTGACTGCTTTTATGATTCGTTATGAGATGAACAAAATGATTTTAAAGCTTGAAGATGTTCTTGAAAAAATCAAAAACGGGGATTACAGCAAACTGATTTCGTCAAAAGAGTTCGGCAACATCCAGAGAGTAGCATCGAGCGTAAACATTGTTCTTTCGGATATAAAGACGCTTATTGAAAGCTTTTTTGACCTGTCAAACGCAATTGTCGGTGCGTCCAAAAAGGTTACAAAGACATCTGAAGAAGCAGCCGCTGCAATTGAAGAGATTGCAAAGACAGTTGAAGAAATTGCAAAAGGTGCATCCCAGCAAGCTGAAGAAGCACAGCATGGTGTTTTGCTTGTAAATAACCTTTCTGAACAGATAAATGCTGTGTCTGAAAGCTACAACGGTGTGATTGAAGAGGCAAACAAGATTGATGTCCTCAATAAAGATGGAATTGAGAAGATGAGTATACTTAGGGAAAAGAGCGAAATTGCCGTGTCAACAGCTGAAAAGGTAATCGACACTATCCTGTCTTTTATAGAGAGAATCAAAAATATCTCCAACTTTGTTGAGGTTATCAACACAATTGCTGAGCAGACAAACCTCTTGGCCTTGAATGCTGCAATTGAGGCAGCAAGAGCAGGTGAAGCAGGAAGAGGGTTTGCAGTTGTTGCAGACGAGGTCAGAAAACTTGCCGACCAGAGCAAAAAGGCAGCAGATGAGATAAATTCTATTGTTGATGTGATTTTGGGTGAGACAGAAAATACAATAAAAATAATAGATGAGATAAAAGAGGCAGCGCTCGGTCAGAAAGATGCAGTGGTTGAATCACAGCAGTCTTTTTCAAAAATCTCTGATGAGATAAACGCAATTGTAGAAAAGACATATGTTGTAAAAGAAGCACTCAGTAGAATGGAAGAGGCAAGAAATGCAGTTATTCGCGCAATAGAGAGCATATCTTCTGTGTCTGAAGAGACGGCTGCGGCTTCACAAGAGGTTGCGGCAACTGTTGAAAATCAGTTAAACTCAATAAACGAAATGAAATACTCTGCACAGTCGTTGCAAAAGCTTGTTGATGAGCTTGAAAAGAGACTTAAGAAGTATAAGATACGATAA
- a CDS encoding ABC transporter ATP-binding protein, whose protein sequence is MSEKQTTSYRPHIQRPRRRGPGGPMGPTFVGEKPKDFKTAMKKLIKYLSAYKFSIIAVIVLAMLSAAFSIAGPKILSKAITKIFEGIMNRITGTGNGIDFEYVGKIVLILLGLYIVSALFGYIQGWIMSGVSMKLTYRLRKEISQKINRLPLKYFESTNQGEILSRITNDVDTLTQTLNQSLTQIITSTTMVIGALVMMLSINVLMTLVALLIIPISFSVVALIIGKSQKFFMQQQEYLGHVNGHIEEAYGGHVVIKAFNAEKKTIEKFNFFNNKLYDAAWKSQFLTGVMMPLMNIIGNLGYVVVTVLGSYLTIKGTIEIGDIQAFVQYIRSFTQPIAQIANISNILQQTAACSERVFEFLEEEEEVPDTPNPQIELDSIKGDVEFRNVKFGYKPDKVVINNFSAKIKAGQKIAIVGPTGAGKTTIVKLLMRYYDVNDGAILIDGHDIREFKREDLRSLFGMVLQDTWLYNGTIKDNIRYGKPDATDDEVIRAAKLAHADHFIRTLPQGYDTVLNEETTNISQGQKQLLTIARAILKDPKILILDEATSSVDTLTELQIQKAMDNLMKGRTSFIIAHRLSTIRNADLILVMDHGDIVEQGTHKELLQKGGFYAQLYYSQFEKEEELAG, encoded by the coding sequence ATGAGCGAAAAACAGACAACATCGTACAGACCTCATATACAAAGACCAAGAAGACGTGGGCCTGGTGGGCCTATGGGTCCAACATTTGTAGGTGAAAAGCCAAAGGATTTTAAGACTGCTATGAAAAAGCTCATAAAGTATCTATCTGCTTACAAGTTTTCAATTATTGCAGTGATTGTTCTTGCAATGCTGTCTGCTGCATTTTCAATTGCAGGACCTAAAATCCTCAGCAAGGCAATTACAAAGATATTCGAAGGCATCATGAATAGAATAACAGGCACAGGAAATGGCATTGACTTTGAGTATGTTGGTAAAATCGTTTTAATTTTGCTGGGGCTGTATATTGTAAGTGCTCTTTTTGGCTACATTCAGGGCTGGATAATGTCTGGCGTTTCAATGAAGCTAACATACAGGCTCAGAAAAGAAATTTCACAAAAGATAAATAGACTCCCCTTGAAGTACTTTGAGAGCACAAACCAAGGGGAGATACTTTCAAGAATCACAAACGATGTTGACACACTCACACAGACTTTAAATCAGAGCCTGACACAGATAATAACCTCAACAACCATGGTTATCGGCGCACTTGTAATGATGCTGAGTATAAATGTCTTGATGACATTGGTTGCACTGCTAATAATTCCAATTTCTTTTTCTGTTGTTGCGTTAATTATTGGAAAATCGCAAAAGTTTTTCATGCAACAGCAAGAATATTTAGGGCATGTAAACGGTCATATTGAAGAAGCATACGGCGGGCATGTTGTTATAAAAGCATTTAATGCTGAGAAAAAGACAATAGAGAAGTTTAACTTTTTCAACAACAAACTTTATGATGCTGCTTGGAAATCACAGTTTTTGACAGGCGTTATGATGCCGCTTATGAATATCATAGGTAATCTTGGGTATGTTGTTGTGACAGTACTTGGTAGTTACCTTACAATAAAAGGTACAATTGAGATTGGCGACATTCAGGCGTTTGTACAGTATATAAGGTCGTTCACACAGCCAATTGCCCAGATTGCAAATATTTCAAACATCCTTCAGCAAACAGCTGCTTGTAGCGAAAGAGTTTTTGAGTTTTTAGAAGAAGAGGAAGAGGTGCCAGATACACCAAATCCACAGATTGAACTTGACAGCATAAAAGGCGATGTAGAGTTTAGAAACGTCAAGTTTGGCTACAAGCCAGACAAAGTTGTTATAAATAACTTTTCAGCAAAAATCAAAGCTGGGCAGAAGATTGCAATTGTTGGTCCGACAGGTGCAGGTAAAACCACTATTGTAAAGCTTTTGATGAGGTATTACGATGTGAATGATGGTGCGATTTTGATAGATGGGCATGATATAAGAGAGTTCAAACGTGAAGATTTGAGGTCGCTTTTTGGAATGGTATTGCAGGACACATGGCTGTACAATGGTACAATAAAAGATAATATTCGCTACGGGAAACCTGATGCGACAGATGATGAGGTGATAAGAGCGGCAAAGCTTGCGCATGCAGACCATTTTATAAGAACACTGCCACAGGGTTATGATACAGTGCTCAATGAAGAGACAACAAATATCTCTCAAGGACAAAAACAGCTTCTTACCATTGCAAGAGCAATCTTAAAAGACCCGAAGATTTTGATTCTTGATGAAGCAACAAGCTCTGTTGATACATTGACTGAACTGCAGATACAAAAGGCAATGGACAATCTCATGAAAGGAAGGACATCTTTCATAATAGCCCACAGACTATCAACAATACGAAATGCAGATTTGATTTTGGTTATGGACCATGGAGATATCGTTGAGCAGGGCACACACAAAGAACTTTTACAAAAAGGCGGTTTTTACGCTCAGCTTTACTACAGTCAATTCGAAAAGGAAGAAGAGCTTGCAGGATGA
- a CDS encoding ABC transporter ATP-binding protein yields MKRVLKYLKPYTLLVLAAILFVFIQAMSELTLPDYMSKIVNIGIQQSGIEDATPEAISSSTMEKVLLFIPQSKKDEILSMYELVTKTSSDYESYKKKYPILSNEDIYVLKTKDKEKIDKINVDMGKAILAVAGIEKMKKEAKNGVINFNGRQIPANIDLFALLKQLPQQQVDQIQEEINKKFSSLGDSMIVQAAASAIKDEYKKIGIDIGKKQTMYIIRMGLFMLLLTLVSAISTILVAFFAARSAAGVARDLRKDVFSKVESFSIEEFDKFSTASLITRTTNDIMQIQMLFVIGIRMIFFAPVMGVGGVFKALSKSHSMSWIIALAVIVLLGLIMILYAIAMPKFMLMQKLIDRLNLVAKENLSGIMVVRAFNAQKFEEERFDEANKDLTKVGLFINRAMAVLFPSMMFIMNGTTLLIVWVGAHYIENSSMQVGDMLAFMQYSIQIIFSFLMLSMLFILVPRAAVSARRIEEVLSTEPTIKNPEKPEKFREDMKGMVEFRNVSFKYPGAEEYVLQNINFKILPGQTVGIIGRTGSGKSTLVNLIMRFYDATEGQVLVNGVDVKKVNLEDLRAKIGYVPQKSWLFSGTIKSNLKIGNDNATDEDLRLAAEIAQALEFIEEKPQKFDTEIAQGGSNVSGGQKQRLSIARALVKNPDIYIFDESFSALDFRTELKLRRALKEKLKDKTVIIVSQRIATLIHADQIIVLEDGKIAGIGRHEELLKSCETYRDIAISQLPEEELLA; encoded by the coding sequence TTGAAAAGAGTACTAAAATACCTAAAACCTTATACTTTGCTTGTATTAGCAGCAATTTTGTTCGTATTTATTCAAGCCATGAGCGAACTTACATTACCAGATTATATGTCAAAGATAGTGAATATCGGAATTCAGCAAAGTGGTATTGAAGATGCAACACCAGAGGCAATATCGAGTTCTACTATGGAAAAGGTTCTCTTGTTTATTCCACAGAGCAAAAAAGATGAGATTCTTTCTATGTACGAACTTGTGACAAAAACTTCTTCTGACTATGAAAGTTATAAAAAGAAATATCCAATATTATCGAATGAAGATATTTATGTACTAAAAACAAAAGATAAAGAAAAAATTGATAAAATTAATGTTGACATGGGCAAGGCAATTTTGGCTGTTGCAGGAATAGAGAAGATGAAAAAAGAGGCGAAAAATGGAGTTATTAACTTTAACGGCAGGCAAATACCTGCAAATATTGACCTTTTTGCCCTATTAAAACAGCTTCCGCAGCAGCAGGTAGACCAGATTCAAGAGGAGATAAATAAAAAGTTTTCATCGCTTGGTGACAGTATGATAGTTCAGGCCGCAGCCTCTGCAATAAAAGATGAGTATAAAAAAATTGGTATAGATATAGGCAAAAAGCAGACAATGTATATTATCAGGATGGGTCTTTTTATGCTTCTTTTGACATTAGTGTCAGCTATCTCAACCATTTTAGTTGCATTTTTTGCAGCAAGGTCTGCAGCTGGTGTTGCAAGAGATTTGAGAAAAGATGTATTTTCCAAGGTTGAAAGCTTTTCTATTGAGGAGTTTGATAAGTTTTCGACAGCATCACTCATCACAAGAACGACAAACGATATCATGCAAATTCAGATGCTTTTTGTAATTGGAATAAGAATGATATTCTTTGCACCTGTGATGGGAGTTGGCGGTGTGTTCAAAGCTCTTTCAAAGAGCCATTCAATGTCGTGGATTATTGCGCTTGCTGTGATTGTTCTTCTGGGACTTATAATGATTTTGTACGCTATTGCAATGCCCAAATTTATGCTAATGCAAAAGCTGATAGACAGGCTTAACCTTGTTGCAAAAGAGAACCTGTCTGGAATTATGGTTGTTCGTGCATTCAATGCTCAAAAATTTGAAGAAGAACGATTTGATGAGGCAAACAAAGACCTTACAAAAGTAGGACTTTTTATCAACAGGGCAATGGCAGTGCTTTTCCCGTCCATGATGTTTATAATGAACGGCACAACCCTTTTGATTGTATGGGTTGGAGCACATTATATTGAAAATTCAAGTATGCAGGTTGGCGATATGCTTGCGTTTATGCAGTATTCTATACAGATAATCTTTTCGTTCTTGATGCTTTCAATGCTCTTTATTCTTGTTCCAAGAGCTGCTGTTTCTGCAAGACGTATTGAAGAGGTTCTTTCAACAGAGCCTACAATTAAGAATCCTGAAAAACCTGAAAAGTTCAGAGAAGATATGAAGGGTATGGTAGAGTTTAGAAATGTATCATTCAAATACCCAGGCGCAGAAGAGTATGTTCTGCAAAATATAAATTTTAAAATCTTGCCTGGTCAGACGGTTGGAATAATTGGTAGAACAGGAAGTGGTAAAAGCACTCTTGTAAATCTTATTATGAGATTTTATGATGCAACAGAAGGTCAGGTTTTGGTAAATGGTGTTGATGTGAAAAAAGTAAATCTTGAAGATTTGAGGGCAAAAATAGGATATGTTCCTCAAAAGAGCTGGCTTTTTAGTGGCACTATCAAATCAAACCTCAAGATTGGCAACGACAATGCAACAGATGAGGATTTAAGGCTGGCTGCTGAGATTGCCCAGGCGCTTGAGTTCATAGAAGAAAAGCCGCAAAAGTTTGATACTGAGATTGCACAAGGTGGAAGCAACGTCTCAGGTGGGCAAAAACAAAGACTTTCAATTGCAAGAGCGCTTGTAAAAAATCCTGATATTTATATATTTGATGAGAGCTTTTCAGCACTTGATTTCAGAACTGAACTGAAGCTCAGAAGAGCTTTAAAAGAAAAGCTAAAGGACAAAACAGTGATAATAGTATCACAGAGGATAGCAACATTAATTCATGCAGACCAGATAATAGTTCTTGAAGATGGGAAAATTGCTGGTATTGGCAGGCATGAAGAACTTTTAAAAAGCTGTGAGACATATCGCGATATTGCTATTTCACAGCTTCCAGAGGAGGAATTACTGGCATGA
- a CDS encoding MarR family winged helix-turn-helix transcriptional regulator — MELREKKIKLLKLLKEVSIKVRDALKYRGDDVEIPASHWMIMSVLDKNGEMKVGDLSNVLGLSNSTVSGILDKLEKLGYIERSRSTEDRRVVWVRTTQKFKDSLKKHFKEAEKQFENLLSKATEQEIDKIIEGFETLKNILDREQLEKF, encoded by the coding sequence ATGGAATTAAGAGAAAAAAAGATTAAACTTTTGAAGCTGCTGAAAGAGGTATCAATAAAAGTTCGGGATGCACTTAAATACAGAGGTGATGATGTTGAGATACCTGCTTCTCATTGGATGATTATGAGTGTTCTTGACAAAAATGGTGAGATGAAAGTTGGAGATTTGAGCAATGTTTTAGGGCTTTCCAACTCAACAGTTTCGGGAATTTTAGATAAATTAGAAAAACTTGGATATATTGAAAGATCCAGAAGTACAGAAGATAGAAGAGTTGTGTGGGTTAGAACAACTCAAAAATTTAAAGATAGTTTAAAAAAGCATTTTAAAGAAGCTGAAAAACAGTTTGAAAATTTACTCAGCAAGGCAACAGAACAGGAAATAGATAAAATTATCGAAGGTTTTGAAACTCTTAAAAATATTTTAGACCGAGAACAGCTTGAAAAATTTTAA
- the queE gene encoding putative 7-carboxy-7-deazaguanine synthase QueE — MSDLYIKSENPFKFNVVEKFVSIEGEGIRSGYPAVFVRFAGCNLRCSWCDTKYANENPEYEEIDIDNLMNFITSTGIKRVTLTGGEPLIQPYIYLLIDRLISEGFEVNIETNGSVSIKHVPRDAIITMDYKCPSSGMEHRMIVNNIHLLGEKDVIKFVVATYEDLKTAERIIKTFKPRCNIYFSPVFGKIEPREIVKFVLENGLFEARVQLQLHKIIWSENSRGV; from the coding sequence TTGTCAGATTTATACATTAAAAGCGAAAATCCTTTTAAATTCAACGTAGTTGAAAAGTTTGTGAGCATTGAAGGAGAAGGTATAAGAAGTGGATATCCTGCAGTATTTGTGCGGTTTGCAGGATGCAACCTTAGATGTTCTTGGTGTGATACAAAGTATGCAAATGAAAATCCAGAATACGAAGAAATTGATATTGATAATCTCATGAACTTTATCACTTCAACAGGGATTAAAAGAGTTACACTCACAGGCGGAGAGCCTCTTATCCAGCCTTACATTTACTTATTGATAGACAGGTTAATCAGCGAAGGATTTGAGGTCAACATCGAAACAAATGGTTCTGTCAGCATAAAGCATGTGCCGAGAGATGCCATTATCACCATGGACTACAAGTGCCCATCAAGCGGCATGGAACACAGGATGATTGTTAATAATATACATTTACTTGGTGAGAAAGATGTGATCAAGTTTGTTGTTGCTACGTATGAGGATTTAAAGACTGCTGAAAGAATTATAAAGACATTCAAACCAAGATGTAACATCTATTTTAGCCCTGTTTTTGGAAAGATAGAACCAAGGGAGATTGTAAAGTTTGTACTTGAAAATGGGCTTTTTGAGGCAAGGGTTCAGCTTCAACTTCACAAGATAATCTGGTCAGAGAATAGCAGAGGGGTATGA
- a CDS encoding TIGR00269 family protein, producing the protein MKCVRCKNKGVIYLKRHNAAFCQDCFLYYYKNQVKRNIKRHKMFDKKDKILVVISGGKDSMALWHVLSSEGYNATGMYINLGIGEYSDKSQQVVENFAQKNGLELIVKDIKKEYGLDIYKLSKLLKRSTCSICGSIKRYLFNKVAYDGGFFAVATGHNLDDEAATLLGNVLSWEEGYLARQSPVLESTHPKLVKKAKPLYTLTERENLFYVLINKIEFLHDECPHAIGAMSILYKEVLNRLEEESPGTKQRFITSFLEKGRRHFQDIYEKVELKECISCGQVTTTEICSFCRFVQISKQDA; encoded by the coding sequence TTGAAGTGTGTAAGATGTAAAAACAAGGGCGTTATTTACCTCAAGAGACACAACGCTGCATTTTGTCAGGATTGTTTTCTTTATTACTACAAGAATCAAGTAAAGAGGAACATAAAGAGGCATAAGATGTTTGACAAAAAAGATAAGATTTTAGTGGTAATCTCCGGCGGGAAAGACAGCATGGCTCTGTGGCATGTATTGAGCAGTGAAGGCTACAATGCCACAGGGATGTATATAAACCTTGGAATTGGTGAGTATTCGGATAAGTCACAGCAGGTTGTGGAAAACTTTGCACAAAAAAACGGTCTTGAGCTAATTGTAAAGGATATTAAAAAAGAGTATGGACTTGACATATACAAACTTTCAAAGCTTTTAAAAAGAAGCACATGTTCCATTTGCGGCTCAATAAAAAGATACCTCTTTAACAAAGTAGCGTATGACGGTGGGTTTTTTGCTGTTGCAACAGGACACAACCTTGATGATGAGGCGGCAACGCTTCTGGGCAACGTTCTTTCATGGGAAGAAGGGTATCTCGCAAGACAATCGCCTGTGCTTGAGTCCACCCATCCAAAGCTTGTAAAAAAAGCAAAGCCGCTTTATACTCTCACTGAGCGTGAGAATCTGTTTTATGTTTTAATCAACAAGATAGAATTTTTGCACGATGAATGTCCGCACGCAATCGGTGCTATGTCAATTTTGTACAAAGAGGTTTTGAACAGGCTTGAGGAAGAAAGTCCAGGGACAAAACAGCGTTTTATAACAAGCTTTTTGGAAAAGGGCAGAAGACATTTTCAGGATATTTATGAAAAGGTTGAACTGAAAGAGTGCATTAGCTGCGGTCAGGTTACAACAACAGAAATTTGCTCATTTTGCAGATTTGTTCAGATTTCAAAGCAGGATGCATAA
- a CDS encoding MoaD/ThiS family protein, which produces MKIIFVGKNKEVEVKGPKTVINLAKELNINLESNVFIKNGEIVAPDDVLNDSDTVEIISAVSGG; this is translated from the coding sequence GTGAAAATAATATTTGTGGGTAAAAATAAAGAGGTTGAGGTAAAAGGACCAAAGACAGTTATAAATCTTGCTAAAGAACTTAATATAAATTTGGAGTCTAATGTTTTTATAAAAAACGGAGAAATAGTTGCACCTGACGATGTTTTGAATGATAGCGATACAGTTGAGATTATCTCTGCTGTTTCTGGTGGCTAA
- a CDS encoding zinc ribbon domain-containing protein yields the protein MFFIGIFGIEEKAKAIRQIDVTICPFCSRKGSYTLLKVYSYFHFFFIPLFRWNVRYFLQTSCCNRIYIITNQQLAKDLERGIDTPITLADVELFRKFENEYGFDDERSDFCPNCQRRVSKTFLYCPYCGSKLE from the coding sequence ATGTTTTTTATAGGTATATTTGGCATTGAAGAGAAAGCAAAAGCTATACGGCAAATAGATGTAACAATTTGTCCTTTTTGTTCAAGAAAGGGAAGTTATACTTTGCTAAAAGTTTATAGCTATTTTCATTTTTTCTTTATTCCACTTTTTAGATGGAATGTCAGATATTTTTTGCAAACAAGCTGTTGCAATCGAATTTATATTATTACAAATCAGCAACTTGCCAAAGACCTTGAACGTGGAATTGATACTCCAATTACCCTTGCTGATGTTGAGCTCTTTAGAAAATTCGAAAATGAATATGGTTTTGATGATGAAAGGTCTGATTTTTGTCCAAATTGTCAAAGAAGAGTTTCAAAGACTTTTTTGTACTGTCCTTATTGCGGCAGCAAGCTTGAATAA
- a CDS encoding RidA family protein, with translation MKKCIVSNDAPKPVGPYSHAVQVGNLLFVSGQLAINPMSGKIEGDDIKAQTQLVFKNIEAILKEAGFSFEDVVKVNVYLSSLEDFAKFNEVYSTIFTQNFPARTTIEAKLLPGALIEVDVICAKE, from the coding sequence ATGAAAAAATGTATTGTTTCAAATGACGCTCCAAAACCAGTTGGACCGTATTCGCATGCTGTGCAGGTTGGAAATCTTCTTTTTGTCTCAGGACAGCTTGCCATAAACCCAATGTCTGGGAAAATAGAAGGTGATGATATAAAAGCTCAAACACAGCTTGTCTTCAAGAATATCGAAGCTATTTTGAAAGAAGCAGGATTTTCTTTTGAAGATGTTGTTAAAGTAAATGTATACTTGTCTTCACTTGAGGATTTTGCAAAGTTCAATGAAGTTTACTCTACAATCTTTACGCAGAATTTCCCTGCAAGAACAACCATTGAAGCAAAGCTTTTACCAGGTGCTCTTATAGAAGTTGATGTTATTTGTGCAAAGGAGTGA
- the queC gene encoding 7-cyano-7-deazaguanine synthase QueC, producing the protein MKAVVVLSGGMDSTTLLYDVKSQGYEVFAISFLYGQKHSKELEFAKKTCSLLSIPHKIVDISFFAELAPSALTALDWNVPEGYYTDSTMKQTVVPNRNMVLLSISAAYAISLGAKKLFYGAHAGDHPIYPDCRKEFVEAMKNALYLADYIGLELDAPYVDMKKEDILKRGLELGVDYSLTWSCYKGGQKACGRCGTCTERIEAFKKVGVKDPIEYEIEIDW; encoded by the coding sequence ATGAAAGCTGTTGTTGTTTTATCTGGTGGTATGGACTCAACAACACTTCTTTATGATGTTAAAAGTCAGGGTTATGAAGTTTTTGCAATAAGTTTTTTGTACGGACAAAAACATTCAAAAGAGCTTGAGTTTGCAAAAAAGACATGCAGTCTTTTATCCATCCCTCACAAGATTGTTGACATCTCATTTTTTGCAGAGCTTGCACCATCTGCACTCACAGCGCTTGACTGGAACGTACCAGAAGGATATTACACCGACAGCACCATGAAACAGACTGTTGTTCCAAACAGGAACATGGTTTTGCTTTCTATTTCTGCAGCATATGCTATATCGCTTGGGGCAAAAAAACTCTTTTACGGTGCACATGCAGGCGACCATCCAATATATCCAGACTGCAGAAAAGAGTTCGTTGAAGCAATGAAAAATGCACTATATCTTGCCGACTATATCGGTCTTGAACTTGATGCACCTTATGTTGATATGAAAAAAGAGGATATTCTCAAAAGAGGACTTGAACTTGGAGTAGATTACAGTTTAACCTGGTCATGTTACAAAGGAGGTCAAAAAGCCTGTGGCAGATGCGGAACATGCACAGAGCGAATTGAAGCTTTCAAAAAAGTAGGTGTAAAAGACCCTATTGAATATGAAATTGAAATTGACTGGTAA